The proteins below come from a single Takifugu flavidus isolate HTHZ2018 chromosome 6, ASM371156v2, whole genome shotgun sequence genomic window:
- the ttyh3b gene encoding protein tweety homolog 3, with the protein MAAVVNYSPPWWVNLLHRLPHFNMEFQIVSSDFRPEDSEYQKSILLLSAVALLCLALDLLFLLFYSFWLCCRRRKGDDSTHSHSHSQQPSADCCCTAWCVIIATLVCSAGIAVGFYGNGESSDGASRVVYSLRHANHTISGVEKLVSDSSLALNQTVEENLVQLETAFKEQTDYVSIVQKLQGQLDELVRLIADVPFWSNTAVSLEDLAQKMETFDFYRWLGYLGLLLFDVLICLLVLFGLIRNSRSTLIGVCLLGVLTLIISWGSLGLELAVAGSASDFCASPDTYVTRVTKENAVINQDILQYYLRCSSGQLNPFQQRLSGSHKALVEMQDDVAELLRSATRDHANTKANLEQIQSVLNSTEVGLHQLTALVDCRSLHMDYVQALTGLCYDGVEGLIYLVLFSFVTALMFSSIVCSVPHTWPGKRTDEEDGEDESGASRGGIHDNLYRVHMPSLYSCGSSYGSEASLPATAHTVSNAPVTEYMSQNANFQNPRCENTPLIGRESPPPSYTSSMRAKYLATNRPDQNRRSVPNDQLDPASRPHPTARPQSSVH; encoded by the exons ATGGCTGCCGTGGTGAATTACTCCCCGCCGTGGTGGGTCAACCTGCTTCACCGGCTGCCCCATTTCAACATGGAATTCCAGATTGTGAGCAGCGACTTCAGGCCGGAGGACTCGGAGTACCAGAAG TCCATTTTGCTGCTGAGCGCCGTGGCGCTGCTGTGTCTGGCCCtggacctcctcttcctcctgttctaCTCCTTCTGGCTTTGCTGCCGGCGACGCAAAGGCGATGACTCCACGCACTCCCATTCACACTCGCAGCAGCCCAGCGCCGACTGCTGCTGCACCGCCTGGTGCGTCATCATCGCCACGCTCGTCTGCAG CGCTGGCATTGCTGTAGGGTTCTATGGAAACGGGGAGTCAAGCGATGGGGCCAGTCGTGTGGTGTACTCCCTCCGTCATGCCAACCACACCATATCCGGTGTTGAGAAACTG GTGTCAGACAGCTCCTTAGCCTTAAACCAGACTGTAGAGGAGAACCTGGTCCAGTTGGAGACGGCCTTCAAAGAGCAGACGGATTACGTGTCCATCGTCCAAAAGCTGCAGGGACAACTGGACGAGCTGGTGAGACTCATAGCGGACGTGCCCTTCTGGTCCAACACTGCTgtttccctggaggacctggCTCAGAAGATGGAGACATTTGATTTCTACAG GTGGTTGGGGTACCTCGGCCTACTGCTGTTTGATGTCCTCATCTGCCTCCTTGTTCTGTTTGGCCTGATCCGTAACTCCAGAAGCACTCTGATTGG CGTCTGTCTGCTTGGGGTTCTTACTCTCATCATCAGCTGGGGTTCTCTCGGCCTGGAACTTGCGGTTGCTGGT TCGGCCAGCGACTTCTGCGCTTCCCCGGATACCTACGTCACCAGGGTAACAAAGGAAAATGCTGTCATCAACCAAG ATATCCTGCAGTATTATCTGAGGTGCAGCTCCGGCCAACTCAACCCATTCCAGCAG AGGCTGTCAGGGAGTCACAAAGCGTTGGTGGAGATGCAGGATGATGTGGCAGAGCTACTGAGATCAGCAACACGTGACCACGCCAACACCAAG GCCAACCTTGAGCAAATCCAGTCAGTGCTGAACTCCACCGAGGTGGGGCTCCACCAGCTGACCGCGCTAGTGGACTGCCGCAGCCTGCACATG GACTACGTTCAGGCGCTGACCGGGCTGTGCTATGACGGGGTGGAGGGCCTCATTTACCTGGTCCTCTTCTCCTTTGTCACCGCCCTGATGTTCTCCTCCATTGTCTGCAGCGTGCCGCATACCTGGCCCGGcaagag GACggatgaggaagatggagaggatgAGTCGGGCGCCTCGCGGGGAGGCATACACGATAACCTGTACCGCGTTCACATGCCCAGTCTCTACAGCTGTGGCTCCAGCTACGGTAGCGAAGCTAGCCTGCCTGCGACAGCCCACACTGTCAGCAATGCCCCCGTCACTGAATACAT GAGCCAGAACGCAAACTTTCAGAACCCTCGGTGTGAGAACACCCCCCTGATTGGCAGGGAGTCCCCTCCACCCTCT TACACCTCCAGTATGAGAGCAAAGTACCTGGCCACCAACCGACCAGACCAGAACCGACGCTCCGTCCCCAATGACCAACTGGACCCGGCCAGCCGGCCTCACCCCACCGCCCGACCACAGTCTTCAGTCCACTAG
- the LOC130526900 gene encoding beta-1,3-N-acetylglucosaminyltransferase lunatic fringe-like: MGEHLINTNCSAAHNRQALSCKMALEYETFINSGKKWFCHVDDDNYLNVGPLLSLLSQHSHTQDVYIGRPSLERPIEAPENPGTPGTVRFWFATGGAGFCLSRGLALKMKPWASGGVFMETAERISLPDDCTVGYIVNALLGASLIRSPLFHSHLENLGLVSDIHSQVTLSYGTAENRRNTVNLKGPFSVKEDPTRFRSVHCLLYPDTPWCPRRL; this comes from the exons ATGG GAGAGCACCTGATCAACACCAACTGCTCAGCAGCTCATAACCGCCAGGCTCTGTCCTGCAAGATGGCGCTGGAGTATGAAACCTTCATCAACTCTGGCAAGAA GTGGTTCTGTCACGTTGACGATGACAACTACCTGAACGTCGGGCCGCTCCTCAGCCTCCTGTCCCAGCACAGCCACACCCAGGACGTCTACATCGGCCGTCCCAGCCTGGAGCGGCCGATTGAAGCCCCGGAGAACCCCGGAACACCTGGAACG GTGCGTTTCTGGTTCGCCACGGGCGGAGCGGGATTCTGCCTGAGTCGAGGCCTCGCTCTAAAGATGAAACCCTGGGCCAG TGGCGGCGTTTTCATGGAGACGGCCGAGCGGATCAGCCTCCCGGACGATTGCACCGTCGGCTACATCGTCAACGCGCTGCTCGGCGCCAGCCTCATCCGCTCGCCACTCTTCCACTCGCATTTGGAGAACCTGGGACTGGTGTCAGACATCCACAGTCAG GTAACGCTCAGCTACGGAACGGCGGAGAACAGGAGGAACACGGTCAACCTGAAAGGGCCGTTTTCAGTGAAGGAAGATCCTACGAG ATTCAGGTCGGTCCATTGTCTGCTGTACCCAGACACCCCCTGGTGCCCCCGGCGGCTTTAA